The following are encoded together in the Thunnus thynnus chromosome 15, fThuThy2.1, whole genome shotgun sequence genome:
- the ppt1 gene encoding palmitoyl-protein thioesterase 1: MTAALLYFLLAGPVLLVAASPARDPNNGTVPLVLWHGMGDSCCNPLSMGAIKKMIEGDISGIYVLSLMIGKNVIEDTENGFFMDVNEQVSMVCSQLAQDPKLKGGYNAMGFSQGAQFLRAVAQRCPSPPMKTLISIGGQHQGVYGLPRCPGESSHICDMIRKALNSGAYSDLVQKHLVQAQYWHDPLNDDLYKKHSLFLADINQERAVNETYKKNLQLLEKFVMVKFLQDTVVDPVDTEWFGFLKTGQAKETETLQESVLYKEDRLGLAAMEKAGKLAFLSTPGDHLQFTREWFDANLLPYLR; the protein is encoded by the exons ATGACAGCGGCCCTCCTGTATTTCCTCCTGGCTGGTCCAGTGCTGCTGGTCGCTGCAAGTCCAGCTCGTGACCCAAACAATGGGACCGTACCACTGGTGCTGTGGCATGGGATGG GTGACAGCTGCTGCAACCCACTCAGCATGGGGGCGATAAAGAAGATGATCGAGGGGGATATTTCTGGCATTTATGTGCTCTCACTGATGATCGGGAAGAATGTCATAGAG gACACAGAAAATGGGTTTTTCATGGATGTGAACGAGCAGGTGTCCATGGTGTGCAGCCAGCTGGCTCAGGACCCAAAGCTGAAGGGGGGCTACAATGCGATGGGCTTCTCCCAGGGGGCGCAATTTCT GAGGGCCGTGGCCCAGCGTTGTCCCTCTCCACCAATGAAAACCCTCATCTCCATCGGTGGCCAGCACCAAG GTGTGTACGGGCTGCCCAGGTGTCCCGGAGAAAGCTCCCACATCTGCGACATGATTCGCAAAGCTCTGAACAGCGGAGCTTATTCCGACCTGGTTCAGAAACA CCTGGTGCAGGCCCAGTACTGGCACGACCCCTTGAATGATGACCTGTACAAGAAGCACAGTCTCTTCCTGGCTGACATCAATCAGGAGAGG GCTGTAAATGAGACTTACAAGAAGAATCTTCAGTTGCTGGAAAAGTTCGTCATGGTCAAGTTCCTGCAGGACACCGTAGTGGATCCTGTTGATACAGAG TGGTTCGGATTCCTGAAAACCGGCCAGGCCAAAGAGACTGAAACTCTGCAGGAGAGCGTTCTCTACAAAGAG GATCGTTTGGGCCTGGCGGCGATGGAAAAGGCTGGAAAGCTGGCTTTCCTTTCAACCCCCGGAGATCACCTCCAGTTCACCAGAGAGTGGTTCGACGCAAACCTGCTGCCTTATTTACGCTAG